Proteins from a genomic interval of Zingiber officinale cultivar Zhangliang chromosome 2A, Zo_v1.1, whole genome shotgun sequence:
- the LOC122043383 gene encoding uncharacterized protein LOC122043383 isoform X1, with protein sequence MGGKRKFRGTTMVDIIEKRVTRSSRNLGQSSMPGQQSLHEEGRQTQPQTQLEVQPQPPPPPQPQPPPPPRPQPQQEAPQLQLQACQLEHQQQEGSTATNDATISVPSIGSTSEGSRRGRGGARPCLRWGTSRKLEVHLGNNGKIVGLDKMKLQSTLGVLARNGSKLPLTYPSFSDIPPSLTDDIWEEVQDNTTLHPEAKVRVLMDVAVKWKDFKSRLKTKYFAPFVATDNVPMDSPDSRVSNDQWKTLVAYWKDQNIMEISERNKKNRALLRYPHRTGRICFDEIIEKMRATSMDTSRLDVFLMTRMPKAGKSLDADTKTMVDAIRDAISRVPESDVTTTFKEKLLGSLVGGEGRPRMRCLGTISAPNAAPGSSHLAPSSSNATPISLESIPEGLMQMIIDKVGEYVLEKARAEARDEVAVALENFFQTIVAGANNDPNRSSVRAEGNASTQVDDASSVHKPNDSSR encoded by the exons ATGGGAGGAAAAAGAAAGTTTCGTGGCACTACGATGGTTGACATTATTGAGAAGAGGGTTACCAGATCATCAAGGAATCTTGGACAAAGTTCGATGCCCGGGCAACAATCACTACATGAAGAAGGAAGGCAAACACAGCCTCAAACACAGCTAGAGGTTCAGccacagccaccaccaccaccacaaccACAGCCGCCACCACCTCCACGACCGCAACCACAACAGGAAGCACCTCAATTACAACTGCAAGCATGTCAACTAGAGCACCAGCAGCAAGAAGGATCTACTGCTACTAATGATGCTACAATTTCAG TACCTAGTATAGGTTCTACATCTGAAGGCTCTAGGAGAGGCCGTGGTGGTGCTCGCCCTTGTTTACGGTGGGGTACATCAAGGAAATTGGAGGTTCACCTTGGTAACAATGGCAAGATTGTTGGTTTGGACAAGATGAAATTGCAGTCCACTCTTGGTGTGTTGGCAAGAAATGGTTCCAAGCTCCCCCTCACATATCCATCATTCTCAGATATACCACCATCCTTGACTGATGATATTTGGGAGGAAGTTCAA gaCAATACTACTTTGCATCCGGAGGCAAAAGTAAGAGTATTAATGGATGTGGCAGTGAAGTGGAAGGACTTCAAGAGTCGTTTGAAGACAAAGTATTTTGCTCCTTTTGTGGCCACTGATAATGTACCTATGGATAGTCCAGATAGTCGTGTTTCAAATGATCAATGGAAGACCCTAGTTGCTTATTGGAAGGACCAAAACATCATG GAAATTTCTGAACGAAACAAGAAAAATAGGGCTTTGTTGAGGTATCCACATCGGACTGGAAGAATATGTTTTGATGAGATCATTGAAAAG ATGCGGGCTACTAGCATGGACACTTCTCGCCTCGATGTTTTCCTTATGACTCGCATGCCGAAAGCGGGTAAAAGTCTTGATGCGGATACGAAGACAATGGTT GACGCTATAAGAGATGCCATTTCTCGAGTTCCTGAGTCAGACGTCACAACCACATTCAAGGAGAAGCTGTTGGGTAGCCTTGTTGGTGGAGAGGGGCGGCCTCGTATGCGCTGTTTGGGTACAATTTCAGCACCAAATGCAGCTCCCGGTTCATCTCATTTAGCTCCGAGTTCATCTAATGCAACTCCTATTTCTTTGGAGTCAATCCCAGAAGGATTGATGCAAATGATAATTGATAAAGTAGGGGAGTACGTGCTTGAAAAGGCACGGGCTGAAGCACGAGATGAAGTTGCTGTTGCCTTAGAGAATTTCTTTCAAACCATTGTTGCTGGAGCAAATAATGATCCGAATAGATCATCTGTGAGAGCAGAAGGAAATGCAAGTACACAG GTTGATGATGCATCGAGCGTCCATAAGCCAAACGACTCTTCACGTTGA
- the LOC122043383 gene encoding uncharacterized protein LOC122043383 isoform X2, giving the protein MGGKRKFRGTTMVDIIEKRVTRSSRNLGQSSMPGQQSLHEEGRQTQPQTQLEVQPQPPPPPQPQPPPPPRPQPQQEAPQLQLQACQLEHQQQEGSTATNDATISVPSIGSTSEGSRRGRGGARPCLRWGTSRKLEVHLGNNGKIVGLDKMKLQSTLGVLARNGSKLPLTYPSFSDIPPSLTDDIWEEVQDNTTLHPEAKVRVLMDVAVKWKDFKSRLKTKYFAPFVATDNVPMDSPDSRVSNDQWKTLVAYWKDQNIMEISERNKKNRALLRYPHRTGRICFDEIIEKMRATSMDTSRLDVFLMTRMPKAGKSLDADTKTMDAIRDAISRVPESDVTTTFKEKLLGSLVGGEGRPRMRCLGTISAPNAAPGSSHLAPSSSNATPISLESIPEGLMQMIIDKVGEYVLEKARAEARDEVAVALENFFQTIVAGANNDPNRSSVRAEGNASTQVDDASSVHKPNDSSR; this is encoded by the exons ATGGGAGGAAAAAGAAAGTTTCGTGGCACTACGATGGTTGACATTATTGAGAAGAGGGTTACCAGATCATCAAGGAATCTTGGACAAAGTTCGATGCCCGGGCAACAATCACTACATGAAGAAGGAAGGCAAACACAGCCTCAAACACAGCTAGAGGTTCAGccacagccaccaccaccaccacaaccACAGCCGCCACCACCTCCACGACCGCAACCACAACAGGAAGCACCTCAATTACAACTGCAAGCATGTCAACTAGAGCACCAGCAGCAAGAAGGATCTACTGCTACTAATGATGCTACAATTTCAG TACCTAGTATAGGTTCTACATCTGAAGGCTCTAGGAGAGGCCGTGGTGGTGCTCGCCCTTGTTTACGGTGGGGTACATCAAGGAAATTGGAGGTTCACCTTGGTAACAATGGCAAGATTGTTGGTTTGGACAAGATGAAATTGCAGTCCACTCTTGGTGTGTTGGCAAGAAATGGTTCCAAGCTCCCCCTCACATATCCATCATTCTCAGATATACCACCATCCTTGACTGATGATATTTGGGAGGAAGTTCAA gaCAATACTACTTTGCATCCGGAGGCAAAAGTAAGAGTATTAATGGATGTGGCAGTGAAGTGGAAGGACTTCAAGAGTCGTTTGAAGACAAAGTATTTTGCTCCTTTTGTGGCCACTGATAATGTACCTATGGATAGTCCAGATAGTCGTGTTTCAAATGATCAATGGAAGACCCTAGTTGCTTATTGGAAGGACCAAAACATCATG GAAATTTCTGAACGAAACAAGAAAAATAGGGCTTTGTTGAGGTATCCACATCGGACTGGAAGAATATGTTTTGATGAGATCATTGAAAAG ATGCGGGCTACTAGCATGGACACTTCTCGCCTCGATGTTTTCCTTATGACTCGCATGCCGAAAGCGGGTAAAAGTCTTGATGCGGATACGAAGACAATG GACGCTATAAGAGATGCCATTTCTCGAGTTCCTGAGTCAGACGTCACAACCACATTCAAGGAGAAGCTGTTGGGTAGCCTTGTTGGTGGAGAGGGGCGGCCTCGTATGCGCTGTTTGGGTACAATTTCAGCACCAAATGCAGCTCCCGGTTCATCTCATTTAGCTCCGAGTTCATCTAATGCAACTCCTATTTCTTTGGAGTCAATCCCAGAAGGATTGATGCAAATGATAATTGATAAAGTAGGGGAGTACGTGCTTGAAAAGGCACGGGCTGAAGCACGAGATGAAGTTGCTGTTGCCTTAGAGAATTTCTTTCAAACCATTGTTGCTGGAGCAAATAATGATCCGAATAGATCATCTGTGAGAGCAGAAGGAAATGCAAGTACACAG GTTGATGATGCATCGAGCGTCCATAAGCCAAACGACTCTTCACGTTGA
- the LOC122044289 gene encoding uncharacterized protein LOC122044289 — MAMWLTAVVVAAYGEAVAAYDCLVAYGVHVTADSSPLSSLLVVAALRAFNRENLGRRKKRAWEGHSHPFYKVDLMDKSWIDLCDSKSAEYVSGVNSFLEFAFRDKSSDSQIVCPWYKNWTYHGEPYVCQRRGDTSHSGNENVRDDMVGMLHEAMGIPNVHRNIDNDSQSSPENIEQNVDDATKRFFELLKDAESELYPGCVKFTKLSFIVRLLLLKVTNGWTDTSIDMLLQLLKEVFPEAKIPTSFYEAQKLNDDLGFTCETIDACPNNSSEMKWHAKERVDDGVFRHPADSLAWKQFDVKWPEFASDSRNVRLGLASDGFNPFRTMNIAHSTWPVVIVVYNLPPWLCMTQSSFILSILVDGPKSPGNKIDVYMQPLIDDLKELWSTGVPTYDASTNEMFELRATLLWTISDFPAYAMLSGWSTKGELRRDKVSFNGKIELDSKPSTLSGVDSLRQLDSYDILTEYKKEDLKKRRRDDYERQSSRIPKEHNWKKKSIFFELEYWQHNLGRHNIDVMHTERNNFDNLLFTCMSTPGKTKDNLNARRDLKDMGVRGPLHPQESSGSTKIILQPGSFAMSRKDKEIFCKVLKNLKVPDGYASNISRRVNLNDRSIWGLKSHDCHIFMQQLLPIAIRRVLPKNIVQVVIELSNFFRQLCSKVNTRAQLEDIQERIALTLCNLERIFPPSFFDIMEHLPIHLVEEALICGAVHFRWMYPIERMHMSLLAGQYPRAGRNHIQRIHNETFHEWFKNHIRDLQRNSTTQISDVVKKLACGPDKWARSFNVCIVNGFRFRTKSYEESKATQNSGVMLRASTLSFASARDRTPHEGQVIYYGVLTHIIKVRYTNDLQYTLFKCDWIDNERGKMEDEFKFTLVNFSRLMYGGNNIRDEPFILSSQAEQCWYVADPIDSNWNVVMRMSLRDNFDIYSRFHDTDGYFPQPLDDRPIAREQDATWVRQGVEAIAVDTMLNLNETERQMNENEDA, encoded by the exons ATGGCCA TGTGGCTTACGGCGGTGGTAGTTGCGGCATATGGTGAAGCAGTGGCGGCGTACGATTGTCTTGTGGCTTATGGTGTTCATGTGACTG CTGATTCTTCTCCTCTATCTTCACTTCTTGTTGTGGCAGCTTTAAGAGCTTTTAATCGCGAAAATCTTGGCCGGAGGAAGAAAAGGGCTTGGGAAGGACACTCTCACCCTTTTTACAAG GTTGATTTGATGGATAAGAGTTGGATAGATTTATGTGATTCAAAATCAGCTGAGTATGTCTCTGGAGTTAATAGCTTCTTGGAATTTGCATTTAGGGACAAGTCTTCTGATTCACAAATTGTGTGCCCTT GGTATAAGAATTGGACATACCATGGAGAACCTTATGTATGTCAGCGAAGAGGGGATACTTCACATAGTGGGAATGAAAATGTTAGGGATGATATGGTTGGAATGCTTCATGAAGCAATGGGAATTCCTAACGTCCATAGAAATATAGACAATGATTCTCAATCATCACCTGAGAATATTGAACAGAATGTTGATGATGCAACTAAAAGATTTTTTGAATTATTGAAAGATGCAGAGTCTGAACTGTATCCTGGATGTGTTAAGTTCACAAAATTATCATTTATTGTTCGTTTGTTACTTTTGAAGGTAACGAACGGGTGGACTGATACTTCCATTGACATGCTTCTTCAACTTTTGAAAGAGGTATTCCCAGAGGCAAAAATTCCCACCTCATTCTATGAAGCCCAAAAGCTGAATGATGATTTGGGTTTCACTTGTGAAACAATTGATGCTTGCCCTAAtaatt CTTCTGAAATGAAATGGCATGCGAAAGAACGGGTGGATGACGGAGTTTTTAGGCATCCTGCTGACTCCCTTGCATGGAAACAGTTTGATGTTAAATGGCCTGAATTTGCAAGTGATAGTCGCAATGTTAGACTTGGACTTGCATCAGATGGGTTCAACCCTTTCAGAACGATGAACATCGCTCATAGCACGTGGCCTGTTGTGATTGTCGTATATAACTTACCGCCATGGCTGTGCATGACTCAATCTTCCTTCATTCTATCTATCCTAGTTGATGGGCCCAAAAGTCCAGGAAACAAGATAGATGTTTACATGCAACCATTAATTGATGATTTGAAGGAACTATGGTCCACGGGTGTACCAACTTATGATGCATCCACCAATGAAATGTTTGAATTGCGTGCGACACTTTTATGGACCATTAGTGATTTTCCTGCCTATGCAATGCTATCTGGTTGGAGCACTAAGGGAGA ATTACGTCGAGATAAAGTGTCGTTCAATGGAAAAATAGAATTGGATTCTAAGCCTTCAACATTATCTGGAGTTGATTCTTTAAGGCAGTTAGATTCATATGACATCTTGACTGAGTACAAAAAAGAGGatttgaagaaaagaagaagggatgATTATGAGAGACAAAGCTCAAGGATTCCAAAGGAACACAATTGGAAAAAGAAGAGCATATTTTTTGAGTTAGAATATTGGCAGCACAATTTAGGCCGACACAATATTGATGTGATGCACACTGAGAGAAATAATTTTGATAACTTGCTTTTTACATGCATGAGTACTCCTGGCAAAACAAAGGATAATTTGAATGCTCGACGCGATCTCAAAGATATGGGAGTTAGGGGTCCATTACACCCCCAAGAATCAAGTGGTTCCACTAAGATTATTTTGCAACCTGGTTCTTTTGCAATGAGTAGAAAAGATAAAGAGATATTTTGTAAGGTCCTAAAAAATTTGAAGGTTCCTGACGGATATGCATCTAATATATCAAGGCGTGTAAATTTGAATGATCGGAGTATATGGGGTCTCAAAAGTCATGACTGTCACATATTTATGCAACAACTACTCCCAATTGCTATACGACGAGTATTGCCCAAAAATATTGTACAAGTAGTGATTGAATTATCCAATTTTTTTAGGCAATTATGTTCGAAAGTGAACACAAGAGCTCAATTGGAAGACATTCAAGAACGCATTGCACTTACGCTTTGCAATCTTGAGAGGATTTTTCCTCCATCTTTCTTCGATATAATGGAACATTTACCCATTCATTTGGTTGAAGAGGCTTTAATATGTGGAGCTGTGCATTTTAGGTGGATGTATCCAATTGAAAG AATGCACATGTCATTACTTGCGGGGCAATATCCACGTGCGGGAAGGAACCATATCCAACGGATTCACAATGAAACATTCCACGAGTGGTTTAAGAACCAT ATACGTGATTTGCAACGTAATTCCACTACACAAATCTCTGATGTGGTTAAAAAGTTGGCGTGTGGTCCTGACAAGTGGGCTCGTAGCTTCAATGTTTGCATTGTGAATGGTTTCAGATTTCGAACAAAGAGCTATGAAGAGTCTAAGGCAACTCAAAATAGTGGAGTTATGCTTAGAGCTAGCACTTTAAGCTTTGCTAGTGCAAGAGATAGAACTCCACATGAGGGACAAGTTATATATTATGGGGTTCTAACACATATCATTAAAGTTAGATATACGAATGATCTTCAGTACACTCTATTCAAGTGTGATTGGATTGATAATGAGAGAGGAAAAATGGAAGATGAATTCAAGTTCACACTGGTGAACTTTAGCCGCTTGATGTATGGTGGTAATAATATTAGGGATGAACCATTCATTTTATCTAGCCAAGCAGAACAATGTTGGTATGTGGCTGATCCGATTGATTCAAATTGGAATGTTGTAATGAGAATGTCACTTAGAGATAATTTTGACATTTACTCAAGATTCCATGATACTGATGGTTATTTTCCACAACCCCTTGATGATCGCCCAATTGCTCGTGAGCAAGATGCCACTTGGGTGAGACAAGGGGTGGAGGCTATTGCTGTTGACACAATGTTGAACTTGAATGAAACTGAAAGACAAATGAATGAAAATGAAGATGCTTGA